One Camelina sativa cultivar DH55 chromosome 3, Cs, whole genome shotgun sequence genomic window carries:
- the LOC109130579 gene encoding uncharacterized protein LOC109130579 has translation MDVHSAFLHGDLEEEVYMKLPPGFHSDDPTKVCRLRKSLYGLLQAPRCWFEKLATALRMFGFKQSYPDYSLFSFVQNGIVLHVLVYVDDYIVAGNNLAEIERFKAYMSKCFHMKDLGKLKYLLGIEVSRGPDGTFLSQRKYAHDIITEASLRGAKTFATPVEPNHKLASAKGLVLKRPEEYRRLVGRLIYLSITRPKLNYIVHILSQFMQTPLLPHWEAAIRVVRYLKGCPAQGILLRSDSADSLIAYCDSDWNACPLTRRSLSAYVVFLGSSPISWKTKKQHTVSNY, from the coding sequence atggatgttcatAGCGCTTTCCTTCACGGTGATTTGGAGGAAGAGGTTTATATGAAACTACCTCCTGGTTTCCATTCTGATGATCCTACGAAGGTCTGTCGTCTTCGCAAATCTCTCTACGGTCTTCTCCAGGCTCCGCGCTGTTGGTTTGAGAAACTTGCTACGGCTTTGCGCATGTTTGGGTTCAAGCAAAGCTATCCTGattattctctcttctctttcgttCAAAATGGCATTGTTCTGCATGTTCTTGTTTACGTAGACGATTACATTGTGGCTGGTAATAACCTCGCTGAGATTGAACGGTTCAAAGCATACATGAGTAAAtgctttcatatgaaagatcttggtAAGCTTAAGTATTTATTGGGTATCGAAGTCTCGCGTGGACCTGACGGTACTTTCCTCTCCCAACGTAAGTATGCTCACGATATTATTACTGAAGCTAGTCTTCGTGGGGCTAAGACATTTGCTACTCCAGTTGAACCTAATCACAAGCTCGCTTCTGCTAAAGGTCTTGTTCTTAAGCGACCAGAGGAGTATCGTCGTCTGGTTGGTCGTCTTATATACCTCAGTATCACTCGTCCGAAACTCAATTATATTGTTCACATTCTATCGCAGTTCATGCAGacacctcttcttcctcattggGAAGCTGCCATTCGCGTGGTTCGTTATCTTAAGGGTTGTCCTGCGCAGGGCATTTTGCTTCGTTCGGATAGTGCTGACTCTTTAATCGCCTATTGTGACTCTGACTGGAATGCATGTCCTCTTACTCGTCGATCCCTTAGTGCTTATGTGGTTTTTCTCGGTTCATCTCCGATCTCTTGGAAGACCAAGAAACAACACACCGTCTCTAACTATTAG